The following proteins are co-located in the Brevibacillus laterosporus DSM 25 genome:
- a CDS encoding AAA family ATPase, translating into MPEVGDSFEYMAKKIRNDAGKVRLHSFLTGRDVSDKFTELPTEEFAAWLVERVEEVQVSVQTKKSIGRSLDELSDEMREEYNKRKEGKSFRLWKTPFNVLNEAIGGLFTGDIYGIMAESGRGKSYLIIVLIDELLRQGATVLVKSFELKAFLWVSRLLSVATARDEAFVDERTNQSVGLPNKEILAGKLEGEVESYFFEMLTRLNEYYPGKLVLQAKGDRDLTRSLTELERELKLRPDIDVVVVDPFYGISDVYGSNANKTTGGAAEQAARKFERIVGENDVVGIYAVQATVEKKTREEGDREIKLPTRDQVKTTKALLDIATNLFSFDSADGNAQLGIEKGRNGAEDLTVDLIALMDYGVLRELPSVEAAADQFKLPF; encoded by the coding sequence ATGCCGGAAGTGGGCGACTCCTTCGAATATATGGCGAAAAAGATTAGGAATGACGCGGGCAAGGTACGGTTACATTCGTTCCTAACCGGGCGGGACGTGAGCGATAAATTCACGGAACTGCCGACGGAAGAGTTTGCCGCGTGGTTAGTAGAGCGCGTCGAAGAAGTACAAGTAAGCGTGCAGACAAAAAAGAGTATAGGCCGATCTCTCGATGAACTGTCAGACGAAATGCGCGAAGAGTATAACAAACGTAAAGAGGGTAAGTCGTTCAGACTTTGGAAAACGCCATTTAACGTACTAAACGAGGCGATCGGCGGGCTATTTACCGGTGACATTTACGGGATAATGGCAGAATCAGGTCGGGGTAAATCGTATCTCATCATTGTGTTAATAGACGAATTATTACGCCAAGGTGCAACGGTTTTAGTTAAATCATTCGAGTTAAAAGCATTCCTATGGGTATCACGTCTCCTTTCGGTCGCGACTGCAAGGGATGAGGCGTTTGTCGATGAGCGGACGAACCAATCGGTAGGTCTGCCGAATAAAGAGATACTTGCCGGAAAACTCGAGGGTGAGGTTGAAAGTTATTTCTTCGAAATGTTAACGCGACTCAACGAATATTATCCGGGTAAGTTGGTATTGCAAGCGAAAGGAGATCGAGACCTTACGCGATCTCTTACGGAATTAGAGCGGGAGCTTAAACTACGGCCAGATATTGACGTAGTGGTAGTCGATCCCTTCTACGGGATATCGGATGTTTATGGAAGTAACGCAAATAAAACAACAGGAGGCGCGGCGGAACAGGCAGCACGTAAATTCGAACGAATTGTTGGGGAAAACGATGTAGTCGGAATATACGCGGTGCAGGCAACGGTTGAGAAGAAAACACGCGAAGAAGGGGATCGTGAAATCAAGCTCCCGACTCGCGATCAAGTGAAGACAACGAAGGCACTCCTCGACATTGCAACGAATCTATTCTCGTTTGATTCAGCGGATGGTAATGCACAACTGGGGATCGAGAAAGGGCGAAATGGCGCGGAGGACCTTACGGTGGATTTGATAGCGCTAATGGACTACGGTGTACTACGTGAGCTACCTAGCGTTGAAGCGGCCGCAGATCAATTTAAGCTACCGTTTTAA
- a CDS encoding toprim domain-containing protein — protein sequence MSQARTQTLDSDFHKQYTDRDHPYLSSRGITEEVQRLFQTGYDPRTNAITIPWFNAEGTLGNVKYRKVNEKTFWYAKGGRPIREMVYGLDIVYRQRITGAVLVESEIDAMYLWSAGVPAVALGGSVLSEEKAEALRKSPIEIIGVMADHDKAGQKMKRAVVGGLSGYMTVNVVGYPIRYKDPNEIKNKAELNQVLKNVFTDKKSFIKINFCKGNNYFLRNMTS from the coding sequence ATGAGCCAGGCGCGAACACAGACGTTAGATTCCGACTTTCATAAGCAGTACACAGACCGTGACCATCCGTATCTATCTTCGCGAGGTATTACCGAAGAGGTACAACGTCTATTCCAGACGGGCTATGATCCGAGGACTAATGCGATTACTATACCTTGGTTTAACGCAGAGGGAACGTTAGGCAACGTTAAATACCGAAAAGTTAATGAGAAGACGTTTTGGTACGCCAAGGGAGGGCGGCCTATACGTGAAATGGTGTACGGGTTGGACATTGTTTATAGGCAGAGAATTACAGGGGCGGTACTCGTGGAATCGGAGATTGACGCGATGTATCTGTGGAGTGCGGGAGTGCCGGCGGTGGCGTTAGGTGGCTCGGTGCTTAGCGAAGAGAAGGCGGAGGCTTTGCGGAAGAGCCCGATAGAGATTATCGGGGTGATGGCGGACCACGACAAGGCGGGTCAGAAGATGAAACGGGCGGTCGTCGGAGGGCTGTCGGGATATATGACGGTTAACGTCGTAGGGTATCCGATCCGATACAAGGACCCGAACGAAATAAAAAATAAGGCGGAATTAAATCAAGTGTTAAAAAATGTGTTTACAGATAAAAAAAGTTTTATTAAGATAAATTTTTGTAAAGGTAATAATTATTTTTTACGAAATATGACTTCATAA
- a CDS encoding helix-turn-helix transcriptional regulator — protein MIDISDLTYYRLKLREEILIQMHSNNLSQRDLAKLMYISPQSLSYIMKNKQALTLNQIDLLTRVFRLDDDFFYGMVYGELFKDSSKVSLPKVTDFIRACFHCKQGVNHCGKVVELFLETIDIKDMSTALTFAETLFGYGFLAEAASVYYAITNIEKKISERFAVCCHRIFLIERDRDMRKKGVEALHKLRAVLNDLPTEYPAQKNGVAETVNLQLDGYYRVVTWYNVTKEWEELSAVADAYYKEAKDAKDTKHLGESLLYQAASLIGLGELRKAAELLRECRGLDDHYRWAALSNEKLIEVMEGKIEAVNEFIRLVVDKNCEHEIITVAPYAMEILLSKGQLERIGVFLEKYNAIFESVALKKDKYNKSQFYNFQVVRLQYFLAVKQYNEAFNDVLEVVKTALEFGDISIYQKMSAILFEHKAILGEDVEHRYLNILKGAN, from the coding sequence ATGATCGACATCAGTGACTTGACTTATTATCGTCTTAAATTAAGGGAAGAAATACTAATCCAAATGCATTCAAATAATCTTAGTCAACGAGACCTAGCTAAATTGATGTATATCTCTCCCCAATCGCTTTCTTATATTATGAAGAACAAGCAAGCGCTTACGCTGAACCAGATAGATTTACTGACACGCGTATTCAGGTTAGACGACGATTTTTTTTATGGAATGGTTTATGGAGAGCTTTTCAAGGACTCGTCCAAAGTTTCTCTTCCCAAAGTAACAGACTTTATTAGGGCATGCTTTCACTGCAAACAAGGTGTCAATCATTGTGGTAAAGTAGTCGAGTTATTCTTGGAAACAATAGATATAAAGGATATGTCCACCGCCTTAACTTTTGCAGAGACACTTTTCGGCTACGGCTTTCTAGCAGAGGCCGCGTCTGTATATTACGCAATTACAAATATTGAAAAGAAAATATCAGAAAGATTTGCGGTTTGCTGCCATCGAATTTTCTTGATCGAACGCGACAGGGATATGCGTAAGAAAGGCGTAGAAGCATTACATAAATTACGAGCAGTATTGAACGATCTACCCACAGAATATCCCGCACAAAAAAATGGTGTTGCAGAAACAGTAAATTTACAATTAGATGGGTACTATCGCGTCGTTACTTGGTATAATGTTACCAAAGAGTGGGAGGAACTTTCTGCTGTAGCAGATGCCTACTACAAAGAGGCAAAGGACGCTAAAGATACTAAGCATCTAGGGGAGTCGCTTCTCTATCAAGCCGCAAGTTTAATAGGACTGGGAGAACTCAGAAAAGCGGCAGAACTCCTCCGAGAATGTCGCGGACTAGACGATCATTACCGTTGGGCGGCGTTATCAAATGAGAAGTTAATTGAAGTAATGGAAGGCAAGATCGAAGCAGTAAATGAGTTTATCCGACTGGTGGTAGACAAGAATTGTGAACATGAGATTATTACGGTAGCCCCATACGCCATGGAGATACTACTTTCAAAAGGGCAGTTAGAAAGAATAGGTGTGTTTTTAGAGAAATATAACGCGATTTTTGAGTCTGTTGCATTAAAGAAGGATAAGTATAATAAGAGTCAATTCTATAATTTTCAAGTTGTTAGATTACAGTACTTTCTAGCTGTGAAACAGTATAATGAAGCATTCAACGACGTTCTTGAAGTCGTTAAAACAGCACTAGAGTTCGGAGATATTTCAATATACCAAAAAATGTCCGCGATCCTCTTCGAGCACAAGGCTATTTTAGGAGAGGACGTTGAACATAGATATTTAAATATTTTAAAAGGGGCGAATTAG
- a CDS encoding helix-turn-helix transcriptional regulator: MTFKVGRCRLYERLKIADMTQTDLAEKIKMKRQQISDYANNRNVMSLSNAKSIAHALDCHIDDLYEWIEIPPSKRNRNSNRDQEE; encoded by the coding sequence ATGACGTTTAAAGTCGGAAGGTGCCGCTTGTATGAACGGTTGAAGATCGCTGATATGACGCAGACTGACCTTGCGGAAAAAATCAAGATGAAACGCCAGCAAATATCTGACTACGCAAACAACCGGAATGTCATGTCACTGTCTAACGCGAAGTCTATTGCGCACGCTTTAGACTGTCATATCGACGATCTGTACGAGTGGATCGAAATACCTCCCTCGAAACGAAACCGTAACAGCAATCGGGACCAAGAAGAGTAG